A single Microcoleus sp. FACHB-672 DNA region contains:
- the leuB gene encoding 3-isopropylmalate dehydrogenase has protein sequence MTQHYRITLLPGDGIGPEIMAVAVDVLKLVGQQLDLSFEFQEALVGGSAIDTTGSPLPDETLQICRNSEAVLLAAIGGYKWDNLPRHQRPETGLLGLRAGLELFANLRPAKILPQLIDASSLKREVVEGVDIMVVRELTGGIYFGKPRGIFETETGEKRGVNTMAYTESEIDRIGRVAFETARKRGSKLCSVDKANVLDVSQLWRDHIIELSKEYADVELSHLYVDNAAMQLLRWPKQFDTIVTGNLFGDILSDAAAMLTGSIGMLPSASLGASGPGVFEPVHGSAPDIAGQDKANPIAQVLSAAMMLRYGLNQSAAADKIEQAVLEVLDAGYRTGDIMSEGMKPVGCRAMGDALLEALAQDRR, from the coding sequence ATGACCCAGCACTACCGCATTACTCTGTTACCCGGCGATGGCATTGGCCCTGAAATTATGGCAGTCGCGGTAGATGTCCTTAAACTGGTTGGCCAACAACTCGACCTCAGCTTTGAATTTCAAGAAGCCCTTGTTGGCGGTTCGGCAATTGACACCACCGGCAGTCCCCTCCCCGACGAAACATTGCAGATTTGCCGCAACAGTGAGGCGGTACTGCTAGCAGCAATTGGCGGTTATAAGTGGGATAATTTACCCCGCCACCAGCGGCCAGAAACCGGATTATTAGGACTTCGCGCCGGCTTAGAATTATTTGCCAATTTGCGACCGGCAAAAATTTTACCGCAACTGATTGACGCCTCATCTCTCAAGCGCGAAGTGGTTGAAGGTGTCGATATTATGGTGGTGCGAGAACTCACCGGCGGCATTTACTTTGGTAAACCCAGAGGCATTTTTGAAACAGAAACCGGCGAAAAGCGTGGCGTCAATACAATGGCTTACACCGAGTCAGAAATTGACCGCATTGGACGAGTGGCTTTTGAAACTGCACGTAAGCGCGGCAGTAAACTATGTTCAGTTGATAAAGCTAATGTTTTAGATGTGTCGCAATTATGGCGAGATCACATCATTGAATTGTCAAAAGAATATGCCGATGTAGAGTTATCTCATCTTTATGTAGACAACGCCGCCATGCAGTTGCTGCGCTGGCCAAAACAGTTTGATACGATTGTCACCGGCAACCTTTTTGGTGATATTCTTTCCGACGCTGCAGCGATGCTTACTGGCAGTATTGGAATGCTACCTTCTGCTAGTTTAGGCGCATCAGGCCCTGGAGTATTTGAGCCGGTTCATGGTTCTGCACCCGATATTGCCGGTCAAGATAAAGCAAATCCCATTGCTCAAGTTCTGAGTGCGGCAATGATGCTTCGCTATGGTTTAAATCAATCGGCTGCTGCAGATAAAATTGAGCAAGCAGTCTTGGAAGTTTTAGATGCCGGTTATCGCACCGGCGATATCATGTCAGAAGGAATGAAGCCGGTGGGTTGCCGTGCAATGGGTGATGCTTTGCTTGAGGCGTTAGCGCAAGATAGGAGATAA
- a CDS encoding fructosamine kinase family protein, giving the protein MWDQIAAHISEVTVEKFQIKNRRSVSGGCINQGYAISSNNRTYFVKLNRATELAMFEAEAQGVQQMWDTQTIRVPRPICWGTEGDSAYLVLEWLDLGGRAEERASEEMGRKLAAMHRWSPPEGYPAHPTSGEFGWEINNTIGSTTQINTWTANWAEFWTKHRIGCQLKLGKRRGGQFSQGERLLEAIPELLAGYQPKPSLVHGDLWGGNASCTSAGEPVIFDPATYFGDREVDIAMTELFGGFSAAFYRGYSEVWPLDAGYSQRKTLYNLYHVLNHFNLFGGSYESQANRMIQQLLS; this is encoded by the coding sequence ATGTGGGATCAAATTGCCGCACATATCTCCGAAGTCACCGTAGAAAAATTTCAAATAAAGAACAGGCGATCGGTCAGTGGCGGCTGTATCAATCAAGGGTATGCCATTTCATCAAATAATCGCACCTACTTTGTGAAACTCAACCGCGCTACTGAGCTTGCCATGTTCGAGGCAGAAGCGCAGGGAGTGCAACAAATGTGGGATACCCAAACGATTCGTGTCCCGCGCCCAATTTGCTGGGGAACTGAAGGAGATTCTGCCTATTTAGTCTTAGAATGGCTGGATCTAGGAGGACGTGCCGAGGAACGCGCTTCGGAAGAAATGGGGCGCAAGCTAGCAGCAATGCACCGCTGGAGTCCTCCAGAAGGATATCCTGCTCATCCGACAAGCGGTGAGTTTGGTTGGGAAATTAATAATACAATTGGCTCAACAACGCAGATTAATACGTGGACAGCAAACTGGGCAGAATTTTGGACAAAACACCGCATCGGCTGTCAATTAAAGCTAGGAAAACGTCGCGGCGGACAGTTTAGCCAGGGAGAGCGTTTATTAGAAGCCATTCCAGAATTACTTGCCGGCTATCAGCCGAAACCTTCCCTAGTCCACGGGGATTTATGGGGAGGAAATGCTTCTTGTACTTCAGCAGGCGAGCCAGTAATATTTGACCCGGCAACCTATTTTGGTGATCGCGAAGTTGATATTGCAATGACCGAACTTTTCGGTGGCTTTTCTGCTGCATTTTATCGAGGTTATAGCGAGGTTTGGCCGCTGGATGCCGGCTACTCCCAGAGAAAAACGCTTTATAACCTTTATCACGTTTTAAATCACTTTAATTTGTTCGGGGGCAGTTATGAATCCCAAGCAAATCGCATGATTCAGCAACTTCTTTCTTAG
- a CDS encoding succinate--CoA ligase subunit alpha — MSFKADSKVLIQGIAQTLGSTHAALMKAYGTNVVAGVSAGKGGQTLHDIPVFDMVDQALPVVGPVDITAIFAPAYLVLDAALEAIAAGIRQIIIITEGVPPLDMVRLVAKAEATDTLVIGPSCPGVIVPGKVLLGTHPSEFYIPGPVGLISRSGTLTYEIARELTRSGLGQSTCVGIGGDAIVGSSFQQWLQILEEDDATEVIVLVGEIGGASEEAAARYIDEAIDKPVIAYIAGHHAPKGRRLGHAGAIITAGLADLGADVGTAESKMAAFKQAKVPVAQRASQIPDLVKKVLKKSGHKKK, encoded by the coding sequence ATGAGTTTTAAAGCAGACAGTAAGGTTTTGATACAGGGCATCGCGCAAACGCTGGGTTCAACTCATGCAGCTTTGATGAAGGCTTATGGCACTAATGTAGTTGCGGGTGTTAGCGCCGGCAAAGGAGGGCAAACGCTGCACGACATTCCCGTATTCGATATGGTGGATCAGGCGCTGCCGGTGGTTGGCCCAGTGGATATCACCGCGATTTTTGCGCCGGCTTACTTGGTACTCGATGCCGCCTTAGAAGCGATCGCCGCCGGCATTCGACAAATTATTATTATCACCGAGGGTGTGCCACCACTAGATATGGTTCGCTTAGTAGCAAAAGCTGAAGCCACCGACACGCTAGTAATTGGCCCCAGTTGTCCGGGTGTGATCGTACCGGGAAAAGTTCTGCTAGGAACCCATCCCAGTGAATTTTATATCCCTGGCCCTGTCGGTTTGATCAGTCGCAGCGGCACTCTGACCTATGAAATTGCCCGCGAGTTAACCCGATCCGGTTTAGGTCAATCTACTTGTGTTGGCATTGGGGGCGATGCAATTGTTGGTTCTTCCTTCCAGCAATGGTTGCAAATTTTAGAGGAAGATGACGCAACCGAGGTGATTGTTTTAGTTGGGGAGATTGGCGGCGCAAGTGAAGAAGCTGCCGCACGGTATATTGATGAGGCAATTGATAAGCCGGTGATTGCTTATATAGCCGGCCACCACGCCCCCAAAGGCAGGCGCTTGGGGCACGCCGGCGCAATTATTACTGCCGGGTTAGCGGACTTAGGGGCGGATGTTGGCACCGCAGAAAGCAAAATGGCCGCTTTTAAGCAAGCAAAAGTGCCGGTGGCACAACGTGCTTCTCAAATCCCCGACCTTGTGAAAAAAGTGCTTAAGAAATCAGGGCATAAAAAGAAGTAA
- a CDS encoding succinate--CoA ligase subunit beta has product MDLLEYQAKELFREMGIPVLPSQRIDHPSDLKGLRIPYPIALKSQVRVGGRGKAGGVKFVENTIDAVAAAQAIFHLPIMGEYPQVVLAESKYDADQEFYLAVILDRAARRPVLLGSIKGGIDAEATLEYIQLVSVDEEFSPFYARRLALKMGLQGELIESVSGIVQKMYQLFIQKDLDLVEINPLGISATGQVMALDGKVSANDEALGRHPELATLASKMSKRAKDEEIPPALANQNFVQLDGNIAIICNGAGLTMATLDLVCFTGGQPANFLNISPLSNEAGWGVASYDSIPGNPLPKEVEGWNEYLEQALELATQNKNVKVVLVNILGSVTLCEETAVAIETYLKRRESSSRTRSVLHFIVRLVGGNLSAAKQRLSAIKVPLVEDLEEAVAKAVDKAKAVVGY; this is encoded by the coding sequence ATGGACTTGCTAGAATACCAAGCCAAAGAATTATTTCGTGAAATGGGCATTCCCGTTTTGCCCTCGCAACGCATTGACCATCCCAGCGATCTTAAGGGATTAAGAATTCCCTATCCAATTGCGCTCAAATCTCAAGTTCGCGTCGGCGGACGCGGTAAAGCTGGCGGGGTCAAGTTTGTAGAAAACACCATTGATGCTGTCGCTGCTGCCCAGGCAATCTTTCATTTGCCCATCATGGGAGAATATCCGCAAGTCGTTCTGGCAGAGTCAAAATACGACGCTGACCAAGAATTTTATCTGGCAGTCATTCTTGATCGCGCCGCCCGCCGGCCTGTGCTTTTGGGTTCTATTAAGGGAGGCATTGATGCCGAAGCAACCCTCGAATACATCCAGCTGGTTAGCGTGGATGAGGAATTTTCCCCATTCTACGCTCGGCGTTTGGCTTTGAAGATGGGATTGCAGGGCGAACTGATTGAATCAGTTAGCGGCATTGTCCAGAAAATGTACCAGTTGTTTATTCAAAAAGACTTGGATTTAGTGGAAATTAATCCCCTTGGCATTAGTGCCACCGGCCAAGTCATGGCACTGGATGGCAAAGTGAGTGCCAACGATGAAGCTTTGGGGCGTCATCCGGAACTGGCTACGCTTGCGTCCAAAATGTCTAAACGCGCCAAAGACGAGGAAATCCCACCGGCACTCGCAAACCAGAATTTTGTTCAGCTAGATGGAAATATTGCCATTATTTGCAATGGGGCCGGTTTGACAATGGCCACTTTAGATTTAGTCTGCTTTACCGGCGGCCAGCCAGCGAATTTTCTCAATATTTCGCCCCTATCTAATGAGGCCGGTTGGGGGGTAGCCTCCTATGATTCAATTCCTGGAAACCCACTTCCGAAAGAGGTTGAAGGCTGGAACGAATACTTAGAACAAGCCCTGGAACTGGCGACTCAAAACAAAAATGTGAAGGTTGTCCTCGTCAATATTCTCGGCAGTGTGACGCTGTGTGAGGAGACGGCTGTAGCGATTGAAACTTATTTGAAACGACGAGAGAGTTCTTCTCGGACGCGCAGTGTGCTTCATTTTATTGTCCGCCTTGTTGGGGGCAATCTTTCTGCAGCTAAACAGCGCTTGTCTGCAATTAAAGTGCCCTTGGTTGAGGATTTGGAAGAGGCAGTGGCGAAAGCCGTGGATAAAGCAAAAGCAGTAGTTGGGTATTAG
- a CDS encoding ABC transporter permease yields MDLIRLEIADLVWALGLMAIAIGLSAWQKIGLEGQLTLATGRTAVQLLVVGYFLEAVFALNNPWVVLAVVIAMLTIASIVARNRISKKIPQVLLVVWGSILVSSALTLAYTNLLIIRPATWYEPQYIIPLAGIVLGNAMNGAAIAGERLVSSINSSQLEIETHLSLGATPQHAVASYRKEAIKAGMIPTINTMMVVGVVTLPGIITGQLLSGVRPIDAAAYQMLIMFMLALTTITTTLLVTQGLCRQFFNQAAQLQKF; encoded by the coding sequence GTGGATTTAATTCGATTAGAAATAGCAGATTTAGTTTGGGCGCTAGGTTTAATGGCAATTGCTATTGGCTTGTCAGCATGGCAAAAAATAGGATTAGAAGGGCAATTAACCCTGGCAACAGGGCGCACCGCCGTGCAACTGCTAGTGGTTGGCTATTTCTTAGAAGCCGTATTCGCGTTAAATAATCCTTGGGTTGTGCTGGCAGTCGTTATCGCGATGCTGACGATTGCCTCTATTGTTGCCCGTAACCGCATTAGCAAGAAAATTCCCCAAGTGTTGCTAGTTGTGTGGGGGTCAATTCTAGTTAGTAGTGCCCTTACCTTAGCTTATACAAACTTATTAATAATTCGACCGGCAACTTGGTACGAACCGCAATATATCATCCCATTGGCCGGCATAGTATTGGGAAACGCCATGAACGGTGCTGCAATTGCCGGCGAACGTCTTGTCAGCAGCATTAATAGCAGCCAACTAGAAATTGAAACCCACCTATCTTTGGGAGCTACTCCACAACACGCCGTCGCATCTTATCGTAAAGAAGCGATCAAAGCCGGCATGATTCCCACCATCAACACCATGATGGTTGTCGGCGTAGTCACACTGCCAGGAATTATCACAGGCCAATTACTCAGTGGGGTCAGACCGATTGATGCCGCAGCCTATCAAATGCTGATTATGTTCATGCTGGCGCTCACAACTATAACAACCACCCTCCTCGTCACCCAAGGATTGTGCCGGCAGTTTTTTAATCAAGCCGCTCAATTACAAAAGTTTTAA